The Podospora pseudocomata strain CBS 415.72m chromosome 1 map unlocalized CBS415.72m_1, whole genome shotgun sequence genome has a segment encoding these proteins:
- a CDS encoding uncharacterized protein (EggNog:ENOG503P577): protein MPSSATVTLFQTLDVESLDSGNQLPGDAVAKVKSQPDFQQGFFGQKLEDPKTWVLATEWSSASAAKQCITNIKDHVRAQETFVYQFDTAVLKAPCTEVFTAFETEEGFEEQVGRFVSAVEGDKLEGYKGADYGAEVKVDGDGAGEKSVRMVIGWVSKEAHVEAKGKPGAIQQNIGELRAKRKRVDLFHVNFKEL from the exons ATGCCATCGTCCGCCACCGTCACACTCTTCCAAACACTCGACGTCGAGTCTCTCGACTCTGGCAATCAACTTCCGGGAGATGCTGTGGCCAAAGTAAAGTCCCAGCCTGATTTTCAACAAGGTTTCTTTGGCCAAAAGCTCGAGGATCCAAAGACCTGGGTGCTGGCAACTG AATGGTCATCCGCCTCTGCAGCAAAGCAgtgcatcaccaacatcaaggaTCATGTCAGGGCTCAAGAGACATTTGTTTATCAGTTTGACACGGCTGTGTTGAAGGCGCCATGCACTGAGGTGTTTACTGCTTttgagacggaggaggggtttgaggagCAGGTTGGGCGGTTTGTCAGTGCTGTTGAGGGGGATAAGCTGGAGGGGTATAAGGGTGCGGATTATGGGGCGGAGGTgaaggttgatggggatggggctggggagaagAGTGTGAGAATGGTTATTGGGTGGGTCAGTAAGGAGGCGCATGTTGAGGCTAAGGGGAAGCCGGGAG CTATTCAGCAGAATATTGGGGAGTTGAGAGCGAAGAGGAAAAGGGTGGATTTGTTCCATGTTAACTTTAAGGAGCTGTGA
- a CDS encoding uncharacterized protein (EggNog:ENOG503NVPG; COG:S), with translation MADQPDIETYHKHLPDLSIPRFTEMQKQDAHEYAKAFIEGGNPPWLHGLYLHWLKLYQEPFKGVTSDGNVKPNLFHLSPEEIPISSIVTATTNLLSLLSPSQLKSTLYHIDSPEWRTWSNPEFLLSNKGIRLDELTPLIRDAVLSVLQSSLSPEGYHKALSAMRINHFLGELVSAPKICNEHSYNFVLFGSPSTTTPWGYSFYGHHLCLNLFFYKDQVVISPWFTGAEPNMIDSGPYKGTQILQREEKLGLQLMQSLPAEKQTLAQVYKNLKDDAMPKGRWNHDDQRHLCGAYRDNRVVPYEGVLVSEMTQSQQDLVAEILDEYLLYLPSTARKIRLEQLREWFHETYFCWIGGFGDHDAFYYRVQSPVILVEFDHHSGVFLTNKEPAKFHIHTLLRTPNGGDYGMALRGLVKEGVVEQRYLWEP, from the exons ATGGCAGACCAACCAGACATCGAGACATACCATAAGCACCTCCCTGACTTGTCCATCCCCCGCTTCACTGAGATGCAAAAGCAGGATGCCCATGAATACGCCAAAGCATTCATTGAAGGGGGGAACCCCCCATGGCTTCATGGCCTCTACCTTCACTGGCTGAAGCTCTACCAGGAGCCTTTCAAGGGCGTAACCAGCGATG GAAACGTAAAACCAAACCTattccacctctccccagaagaaatccccatctcctccatagtcaccgccaccaccaacctcctctccctgttgtccccttcccaactcAAATCCACCCTCTACCACATCGACTCCCCCGAATGGCGCACCTGGTCCAACCCCGAAtttctcctctccaacaaagGCATCCGCCTCGACGAGCTCACCCCCCTAATCCGGGATGCCGTCCTCTCAGTCCTCcaatcctccctctcccccgagGGCTACCACAAAGCCCTCTCGGCCATGCGCATCAACCACTTCCTCGGCGAGCTCGTCTCCGCCCCGAAGATCTGCAACGAGCACTCCTACAACTTTGTCCTCTTcggctccccctccaccacaacaccctGGGGCTACTCCTTCTacggccaccacctctgcctcaacctcttcttctacAAAGACCAAGTGGTGATAAGCCCGTGGTTCACAGGCGCAGAGCCAAACATGATTGACTCGGGCCCCTACAAAGGAACCCAAATCCTGCAGCGggaggagaagttggggTTGCAGCTGATGCAGTCTTTACCAGCTGAGAAACAAACACTCGCGCAGGTGTATAAGAATTTAAAAGATGACGCCATGCcaaaggggaggtggaacCACGACGACCAACGCCACCTTTGCGGTGCCTATCGGGACAATAGGGTTGTTCCCTATGAGGGGGTGTTAGTCTCGGAGATGACCCAGTCCCAACAGGATCTCGTTGCGGAGATCTTGGACGAATACCTCCTCTACCTCCCCTCCACTGCGAGGAAGATCAGACTTGAGCAGCTGAGGGAGTGGTTTCACGAGACGTACTTTTGTTGGATTGGCGGGTTTGGGGATCACGATGCGTTTTACTACCGGGTTCAGAGCCCCGTGATTTTGGTCGAGTTTGATCACCACTCGGGGGTTTTCTTGACGAATAAGGAGCCGGCAAAGTTTCATATTCATACGCTGCTTAGGACGCCGAATGGGGGGGATTATGGGATggcgttgaggg